In Stanieria sp. NIES-3757, the DNA window TAATGTCAACTTATCATTCTGGCTTATTACCAATATATGCTCGTCAATTAATTTTAGCTAGATTTCCTTTATTATTTAAACTAAAACAAACTTTTCCAAAACTTTGGAATTTAATAGCTCAATTTATCAAAAAAAACAAATTTATTCAAAGTTGAATTAATACTGATTTCTAGGTTTTTTTAAATTTTGTAATTAGTTTAATTAGTAATTATGATAATTGATATTGTATTAGCAACTTACAATGGAGAAAAATATATTGAAGAGCAAATTCAATCTATTTTGAGACAAAGTCATACTAATTGGAATTTATTAATAAGAGATGATTTGTCTCAAGACAAAACTTTAGAAATTATTAAACAATATCAGGTTCAATATCCTGAAAAAATTAAAATAATTAATTCTTTTAGAAGATTGGGGACTAGTCAAAATTTTAGTAAAATTTTAGCAAGTACTACCTCTGATTATGTAATGTTTTGCGATCAAGATGATGTTTGGCTTCCAAATAAAATCGAAATTACTTTAAATAAAATATTTACAATGGAAAAAAAATATGGAAAAAATTGCCCATTATTAGTTCATACAGATTTAAAAGTAATAGATCAAAATTTAAGCTTAATTTCTAATTCTTTTTGGCACTATCAAAATCTCAATCCCAAACAAGGAAATAATCTTAGACGATTACTAGTACAAAATGTTATTACGGGCTGTACTGTGATGATTAACAAGCCTCTTAAAAATCTTATATTACCTATTCCTTCAGAAGCAATTATGCATGACTGGTGGATTGCATTAGTTGCAAGTGTCTTTGGAAAAATTGATTATATAGATATTCCTACTGTCTTGTATCGACAACATCAAAGTAATGATACAGGGGCAAAAAAATGGGGATTTAATTATGTTTTTTCTAAATTAATCAAAATCAATAAAATAGAAGAATATTTTCAAAAAACTACTATTCAAGCGCAAAAATTTCTGGAAATATATCAACAAAAACTTAATACAAATAGCTTGGATATTATTAATACTTATTCTTATTTAAAAACATTCGGTTTTTTTAAAAAACGCTTTTTATTAATTAAAAAAGGGTATTATCAAGTAGGAAGCTTAAAAAATTTAGGACTTTTTTTAATTGTTTAAATAATTAATGCAATATCAAATAAACAAAATTATTTTAAATAATATAAATAACCAAAACCATTTTAAGGTAAATGATATTTCTTTTTTTAAGTCATTCCTAAATAAAGTCATTATTCTCCTTGCTTCAATAAATTTTTTCTGTTTAATGCTTCTATAAGTACCAGCTAAAATAAATTGGTGAAAGAAATCTGATTTACTTCTTTCAATTATTTTTGCGGATAATAGCTTGGATTTTTCAACTTTAGAAAATAAAGATAGTAATTGTTTAATAACTCTTTCATTAAACATATTTGTAGTTAATGCACCTTTATGAATTGTATACGCACACGTATTAATAGGAACACAAAAAACTCCAAATTTACTAAATAATCTAATCCACATATCTAGATCGGCAACTTCACCGATTACAGTATTAAAATATCCTATTTCTTTAAATGCTGTATGCTTAATAACAATTGCAGGAAACCTAACAAAAGAAGAGTTGGAAAGTAATTTTTTTAAAGCTAACTGAGGTGGTAAATAAAATTCTCGATTAAATATTTGTTTTTTTATGATGTGTTCTTGTTCGTTAACTACGCTAACTCCAAACAATAGAACTGAATAATTATCTTCTTGTTTTTTTATAGTCTTAATAATTTGATTAATGGCATCTTCAAATAAAAAATCATCATCATGAAGAATTAAAATGTATTTTCCTGATGCTTGTTGAATAGCATTATTCCAATTAGCTGCCATTCCTAGTCTTGGTTGATTATATATATACTGATAACTTACATTTTTATTCTGTAAACTCTTTTGTGTAATATAACGGCATTCATCAGAACAAGAGTCATCAGAAATAATTATTTGTAAATTTTGATTATTTAAATAGCTATTCAAAAGAATAGATTTCAAAGCTCTTTTAAACCAAACAGTTCGATTATAAGTAGGAATACAAATACTTAAAATTATATCTTGATGTTTAGTATTCATTTTAATCTTATTATTGAAAATTATATTTATATTATTGCCATAAATTTTTTAGTCGTCATTATTATATATTTACACTAAGTATAATTACTGTATTGATACTAGCAAGTATTAAAAGTAAATTATTTTTTAACAACAAAAATAGCCAGATAGATGGGACTTAATTGTCTATTCAATTAAATCATTAGAACATATACTAGATAGACTTTTTGAACTTTGAATTATAATTAAGTCTCTTTTTGCTTTTGAGAAACGGTAGAAAGTTTGCTCACTTTAGGTTTAGAAATTTTTGTTAATGGTTAATTGTTCATAGATTTGAAATATGATTAATCGAGCCAACTAAGAAACTAGTAAAGGTGCTGCGGATAACAACTTTTGGGTGTAAGGATGCTTAGGAGAAGTAAAAATCTTTTCCTTACTATCTAACTCGACAATTTGACCCCCATTCATTACCGCAATGCGATCGCAGAAAAATCTGGCTACCCAAAGATCGTGAGTGATAAAAAGGTAAGTAAGGTTAAATTCTGCTTTTAATGCCAACATCAATTCTAATACTTGGGTTTGTACTGTCGCATCCAACATACTGACGGGTTCGTCGCAAATAACTAACTGAGGATTGGTAATCAAAGCACGAGCGATCGCGACTCGTTGTTGTTGCCCTCCCGATAATTCGGATGGATAACGATGATAATACTGTTCTACTGGAGTCAATCCGACTTTTTCCAGCATCATTGCTACTTTTTGCTTTGCTTCGGCAGAATTGGCTAGTTTATGAATCAATAAAGGATCGGCAATACTATCTCCTACCGTCATCAAAGGATTGAGACAAGCGTGAGGATCTTGGAAGATCATTTGTAGTTGACGGCGTTTTTGGCGCATTTGCGCCCGTGATAGTTTGGTTAAATCTTCTCCCATAAATTCCACCGATCCGCTAGTGGGTTTGATTAGCTGCAAAATAGTGCGGGAAAGAGTACTTTTTCCACAACCAGATTCTCCTACTAACCCTAAAGTTTCTCCTGGATAAAGATCGAAACTAACTCCATCTACAGCTTTGATCGCATTTTTTTCTTTAGAGAATAATTGCCGAACGAAATTACTTTCTAGGGTGAAATGCTGTTTTAAATCTTTTACCCGTAGAATTGGTTGTTTCTCAGGGAAGGGCTTATCGCGATAAGCCCCTACAGATTCATCGACGGCTTGAAGGTGCAAAGCTGCTTCTAGCAAAGACTTGGTATATTCGTGTTGGGGATGATAAAGAATCGATTTTACTGCACCAGACTCCACCATCTTACCGTTATACATAACCGCCACGCGATCGCAATATTCCCCAATCATTGCCAAATCATGGGAAATTAATAATAAAGCCATTGACCTTTCTTTACACAAACGAGTTAATTCTGTTAAAATCTCTGCCGAAACAGTCACATCAAGACTAGTAGTAGGTTCATCAGCAACAATCATTTTAGGATTGAGAAGTAAAGCAAGAGCGATCGCAACTCTCTGACGCATTCCACCACTAAATTCATGGGGATATTGTCCCCAACGGTTAGCAGGTATCCTCACCGCATCTAAGGCTTCAATTGCTTTCTGTTTAGCTTCGCGATTAGATAAATTCGGCTGATGGGCTTTTAAAGTTTCCAAACAATGATCGCCAATTGTCATCAAAGGATCGAGTCTTGTCATCGGATCTTGAAAGATTAAAGCGACTACTTCACCACGAAATTGACGTAATTGACGGTTATTTAAGTCAAAAACAGACTTATTCTTAAAATTTACCGTTCCTTCCGTACTACTACCATTAGGTAACAACCGCATAATTGCCCTGCCAATGGTAGACTTACCACATCCCGACTCTCCGACTAAACCCAATTTTTCCCCAGGATTAAGGGTAAAGGAGACATCATCAACAGCCCAAATAGTTTCGGATTGAGATTGGCAAGGATAAGCAACTCTGAGATTGTTAACTTCCAGTAGAGTCATAGATGCTAGTAGTTAGAAGAAATATAGCAAGTCTACTGCATTTTAATTACTGAAGGGCAAAGTTGCAGCTTTTAAAAGAAAAAAAATACATACCAAAAAGTTTGTTGTGTATCCGCGTGATGTCATCTTTTTTCCTTATGTTTAACTTTATGTAAATAAATATAACAAAATGTAAATTTTTATTTTAATAGCTTGACAAAAAAAATGGTAGTAAAAACCGAACCAATTCAGTTCGGTTGTACTTGAATTGCTATCGCTTGGGAAAAACAGGATCACTGGTGTAGAGACGTAACATGTTACGTTTCTACTGATCAATGGTCACTGGTCACTGAGTTAGGGTGCGTTCCAGATGCGCTGGTGATAATCTTCTAACTTAGCGTAGGGATCGCTATGGTCGTGATGATGGTGTCCGTGATGATGGTGATGATGTCCGTGTCCATATTCTCCATTAGGAACAGCAAGACGAAACTTGCACATTTCACAGTTCATGGCAACCTGACCTAATTGTGCTTCAATTTCTCGCTCTCTCACTATTTGTAATAGTTGAGAAGCAATCCCCATTTCGGGCAAACAAGTAAAATCAATTTCAGGATATTGTTCTTGCTGTTGGGCAGTAATATTAAAGATTTTTTCGACTAAAGTACCTGTAAATAAGAAATAGGGCAAAACTATTACCCGTTTTGGTTGATATAAATAAGCCCGACGGAAACCTTCTTCTAGACGAGGATGAGTAATCCCAATAAAACAGGTTTCTACCGTTTTGTAACCACTGCCTTCCCAGATAATGCGAGCTAATTTGCAGACATCTCCATTAGCATCAGGATCGCTTGAACCTCGACCGACAAATAACAGTACCGTATCGGCACGGGATATGTTTCGAGGGTTGTGTTGTGGTTCATCTAAGGCTGCTAAACGATCGCGCCACAGTTCAATTATTTTTGGGGTAATACCAAAATGACGACCATAATGAAAGCTTAACTGAGGGTAAAGCGATCGCACTCGATCTAATTCGTTAGTAACATCAAATTTATTGTGTCTGGCAGCAAATAATAAAATAGGCAGAGCAGTAATTTCGCTATAGCCTCGTTCGATACAAGTTTCTATTCCTTGTTGAATATTTGGTTCGGTTAATTCTAAAAAACAGGGAATGACTGGACGAGAAGTGTCTAATTTTTGATAGGTTTCAACAAAGTCGAGAAAAGTTTGCCTTCCTTGTTCATTTCTAGTGCCATGACCGATTGCCAGTAAAGGTTTTGCCTGTGGTAGAGGGGGTAATTGCAGTGAGTTAAAAAGTGATTTGGGCAATGAATTAGAAATAACCATCTGTACCTCGCAGATATGTTTTTGCAGTTGAGTTAGTTGCTAGTTATCAAAGGACACAAAAAGACTGATAACCGTAAATCGGCGGGCATTCTGACTAAGAGATGGCTCTGTTTTTCATCTCATCACAGTTGCGGGACAGCGTTGGACTTACACCAAACTTTCCCCATTAGAACCGATGATTTGTAATCATAACTTAAATTTGAGCCTCAAAATCAAGAATAAAGTTTAAATATGGCTGAAATTCACCCAGGAACTCTGGTCGACGTAGGCACTGGAGGGGTTATCACCTGAACCAAGTTCAGTTGCTTGTACGTCCTATACTTAATATTTCCAACTAATCAATAGTTATAAATCAAAAAACTGTCGCGATCGCTCCATGACTTGAGCTAGACAACCAGGTTCAAAAGGAGAAACTAAATTAGCTGATTTAACTAATGCCTGAAAAGGTGCTTGACCACCGCGCTGACAAAGAGCTATATATTCTGAAAGAGTATCTTGATAGTTTGATTCGGCTTTGACCCAAAACTGCATCGCACAACAAAGAGCCAAGGTGTAATCAATGTAATAAAAAGGATAACAATAAATGTGTAGCTTGGCTTGCCATAAACCACCTTGACTTGGATAAGCTAAATCTCCATATTTACGCCACGGCAAATAACGAGCTTCCATTTCCTGCCACATTTGGTTTCTTTCTTCAGGCGTGGCTTCGGGATTAGCGTAAACTAGATGTTGAAAATGATCGACAGCGCAACCATAGGGTAAAAAGAGAATTGATTGTGCTAAATGAATTTGCCGAAATCGATCTGCGTCTCCATTAAAAAACTTATCCATCTGTGACCAAGTTAGAAATTCTAAACTCATTGAGTGAATTTCACAAGATTCTAAAGTCGGCCACAAATAATCTGATAAGGGTAGGTTACGACTCTGCCAATATTGGAACGCATGACCCATTTCGTGGGTAAATACTTCTACATCGCCTTTCGTACCGTTAAAATTGGCAAAGATATAAGGCACATTATAAGTTGGGAAACTAGTACAAAAACCACCACCAGCCTTACCAGGACGAGTTTTGAGATCGAGCAAATCAGCCTTAACCATCATCCGAAAGAAATCACCTAACTCTGGATGCATCGCATCAAACATTTGTTGTGCTTGCCCTAACATCCAATCATGTTCGCCATGAGGTTGAGGATTTCCGTTTAGATCGAAGACAGATTCATCCCAAAAGTAAATTTGTTCTAAATTGAGGTTTTCTGCTTTTTTAGCAATTATTTTGGTGGCTAAAGGCACTACTTCCTTGACTACTTCATCCCGATAACTTTGCACATCTGCTTCGGTGTAATCAATTCTTTGTCTGCGTTTG includes these proteins:
- a CDS encoding putative glycosyltransferase; the encoded protein is MIIDIVLATYNGEKYIEEQIQSILRQSHTNWNLLIRDDLSQDKTLEIIKQYQVQYPEKIKIINSFRRLGTSQNFSKILASTTSDYVMFCDQDDVWLPNKIEITLNKIFTMEKKYGKNCPLLVHTDLKVIDQNLSLISNSFWHYQNLNPKQGNNLRRLLVQNVITGCTVMINKPLKNLILPIPSEAIMHDWWIALVASVFGKIDYIDIPTVLYRQHQSNDTGAKKWGFNYVFSKLIKINKIEEYFQKTTIQAQKFLEIYQQKLNTNSLDIINTYSYLKTFGFFKKRFLLIKKGYYQVGSLKNLGLFLIV
- a CDS encoding glycosyl transferase, group 2 family protein — translated: MNTKHQDIILSICIPTYNRTVWFKRALKSILLNSYLNNQNLQIIISDDSCSDECRYITQKSLQNKNVSYQYIYNQPRLGMAANWNNAIQQASGKYILILHDDDFLFEDAINQIIKTIKKQEDNYSVLLFGVSVVNEQEHIIKKQIFNREFYLPPQLALKKLLSNSSFVRFPAIVIKHTAFKEIGYFNTVIGEVADLDMWIRLFSKFGVFCVPINTCAYTIHKGALTTNMFNERVIKQLLSLFSKVEKSKLLSAKIIERSKSDFFHQFILAGTYRSIKQKKFIEARRIMTLFRNDLKKEISFTLKWFWLFILFKIILFI
- a CDS encoding ABC transporter, ATP-binding protein, encoding MTLLEVNNLRVAYPCQSQSETIWAVDDVSFTLNPGEKLGLVGESGCGKSTIGRAIMRLLPNGSSTEGTVNFKNKSVFDLNNRQLRQFRGEVVALIFQDPMTRLDPLMTIGDHCLETLKAHQPNLSNREAKQKAIEALDAVRIPANRWGQYPHEFSGGMRQRVAIALALLLNPKMIVADEPTTSLDVTVSAEILTELTRLCKERSMALLLISHDLAMIGEYCDRVAVMYNGKMVESGAVKSILYHPQHEYTKSLLEAALHLQAVDESVGAYRDKPFPEKQPILRVKDLKQHFTLESNFVRQLFSKEKNAIKAVDGVSFDLYPGETLGLVGESGCGKSTLSRTILQLIKPTSGSVEFMGEDLTKLSRAQMRQKRRQLQMIFQDPHACLNPLMTVGDSIADPLLIHKLANSAEAKQKVAMMLEKVGLTPVEQYYHRYPSELSGGQQQRVAIARALITNPQLVICDEPVSMLDATVQTQVLELMLALKAEFNLTYLFITHDLWVARFFCDRIAVMNGGQIVELDSKEKIFTSPKHPYTQKLLSAAPLLVS
- a CDS encoding cobalamin (vitamin B12) biosynthesis CbiX protein translates to MVISNSLPKSLFNSLQLPPLPQAKPLLAIGHGTRNEQGRQTFLDFVETYQKLDTSRPVIPCFLELTEPNIQQGIETCIERGYSEITALPILLFAARHNKFDVTNELDRVRSLYPQLSFHYGRHFGITPKIIELWRDRLAALDEPQHNPRNISRADTVLLFVGRGSSDPDANGDVCKLARIIWEGSGYKTVETCFIGITHPRLEEGFRRAYLYQPKRVIVLPYFLFTGTLVEKIFNITAQQQEQYPEIDFTCLPEMGIASQLLQIVREREIEAQLGQVAMNCEMCKFRLAVPNGEYGHGHHHHHHGHHHHDHSDPYAKLEDYHQRIWNAP
- a CDS encoding putative oligoendopeptidase gives rise to the protein MSQTTIDFADIKVATPTIEKIKAEYQTINNALDRSTTRTETEQALQQWDRLRRSLESWSALTSLHFSQDTRNEAYKQAQEYRDELQPKLTALEIEMKRRLLSSQNRAELEDILGKHVFSLWEADITTFDPVIEEDLVKESKLVNQYVELLASAAIEFAGETVNLSGIDKYTQDSDRNIRHQAEQARWQFFSEHQDQLDGIYDELVKLRHQMARKLGYDNYIGLGYKRRQRIDYTEADVQSYRDEVVKEVVPLATKIIAKKAENLNLEQIYFWDESVFDLNGNPQPHGEHDWMLGQAQQMFDAMHPELGDFFRMMVKADLLDLKTRPGKAGGGFCTSFPTYNVPYIFANFNGTKGDVEVFTHEMGHAFQYWQSRNLPLSDYLWPTLESCEIHSMSLEFLTWSQMDKFFNGDADRFRQIHLAQSILFLPYGCAVDHFQHLVYANPEATPEERNQMWQEMEARYLPWRKYGDLAYPSQGGLWQAKLHIYCYPFYYIDYTLALCCAMQFWVKAESNYQDTLSEYIALCQRGGQAPFQALVKSANLVSPFEPGCLAQVMERSRQFFDL